The Spirosoma oryzicola genome contains a region encoding:
- a CDS encoding SusC/RagA family TonB-linked outer membrane protein, with product MKRIRHLKLCASVGMLMKLSLTQLILALLLTTLTYAHPSSAQEILERTIDLQLEKTSLQNVLNQIEVQASVKFVYSKKIIQADRLVSIRASNERLHEVLKTLLGPLSISYRVVSGRVLLTREDMQGAVLNPAVPSALAVSGTVIDDQSQGLPGVSVVVKGTQTGTVTDVNGHYSINAPDGAATLVFSFIGYQTQEIAISGRTVVDVKLGSDVKSLSEVVVVGYGTQKRSDVTGALASVSSKELNAFPVVNAAQGLAGRAAGVQVIQNSGAPGSNISIRVRGGNSLLGNNEPLYVVDGFALSGSPTTINPADIESIEVLKDASATAIYGSRGANGVVLITTRTGKSGSNRVNIDSYVGFQQVRKKLSLLNATEFAQIANERAKNDGLQPYFTPEQVNSFGEGTNWQDAIFRSAPIQNHVVTFSGGSEKTQYSISGSFFDQDGIVIGSGYQRYSVRANINQKINDKLKLNYSSVLSRTGNRMISNDNSSRGNGVVSAALTAPPMIAPRDANGNYSNVVPYSFSPNAAENAVALALERLSERTGSSVLTNLGLTYEFIPGLTLRVSAGVDYANSRTDYYSPRLFKASPSGVGTTTYETRTNFLNENILNYTKTINQVHSLAFTGGVTYQSEQFNRNITGASGFTTDVLSNNNLQSGSVIQTPTVLVTNWKLFSGLARANYSYRDRYLVTASIRADGSSRFGVSSKWGYFPSAALAWRVSEEPFIKSLTYVSNLKLRLGWGQTGSTAIDPYQTLNTLNSSQIVLGNDLYTGFAPGNTQPNPDLKWETTSQTNAGIDFGFFNERLRFTADYYVKNTNDLLANVLLPSSSGYSSQIQNLGTIRNQGVELDLGGNILTGAFKWDANVNFAANRNKVIKLASGSDVFGQALDIPLNVSINLVREGQPVGVFFGYLEDGLNENGTIKYKDLDGNGTINNLDRTIIGNPNPKFIYGFNNNFSFKNFTLNVFLQGVQGADIFNFNLSNQANAFNFGENQVRSSLDRWTPENPNVNAKNPKVSISTTFRESNRFVEDGSFMRVKNVRLGYNLPVSKLQINWLKTAQIYASAQNLLTFTKYSWFDPEVSSRGGAASISVGIDQTSYPVAKTFTFGVSVGF from the coding sequence ATGAAAAGAATTCGACACTTGAAATTGTGTGCATCCGTTGGCATGCTTATGAAACTGTCCCTGACCCAATTGATCCTTGCTCTATTACTTACTACGTTAACCTACGCGCATCCTAGTAGCGCGCAGGAAATTCTGGAGCGGACGATTGATCTGCAACTGGAAAAAACAAGTTTGCAGAACGTTCTAAACCAGATTGAAGTCCAGGCTTCCGTCAAGTTTGTTTACAGCAAAAAGATAATTCAGGCCGATCGGCTGGTGTCGATACGGGCTTCCAACGAGCGACTTCACGAGGTGTTGAAAACGCTTTTGGGCCCATTGTCCATCAGCTATCGCGTGGTTTCCGGACGGGTTCTGCTCACCCGAGAAGACATGCAGGGTGCTGTTCTGAATCCAGCAGTTCCTTCGGCGCTGGCGGTTTCGGGTACGGTCATTGACGATCAGAGTCAGGGCCTACCGGGGGTTAGTGTCGTTGTAAAAGGTACGCAAACTGGTACGGTCACCGACGTGAACGGACATTATTCAATCAATGCACCCGACGGAGCGGCAACGCTGGTTTTTTCCTTTATCGGTTATCAGACGCAGGAAATCGCCATCAGCGGACGTACGGTAGTTGATGTTAAGCTCGGATCGGACGTTAAATCCTTGTCCGAAGTGGTTGTGGTTGGCTACGGCACCCAGAAGCGTAGTGATGTCACGGGTGCGCTTGCATCCGTCAGTAGTAAAGAACTCAATGCGTTTCCGGTTGTCAATGCCGCGCAGGGATTGGCGGGCCGGGCGGCTGGTGTGCAGGTCATTCAGAACTCCGGTGCGCCGGGTTCAAACATCAGCATTCGGGTACGGGGCGGCAATTCGCTGCTGGGTAACAACGAACCGCTGTACGTTGTGGATGGGTTTGCGCTTTCGGGTAGTCCTACGACAATTAACCCCGCTGATATTGAATCGATTGAAGTGCTGAAAGATGCGTCCGCTACGGCTATCTACGGATCACGCGGGGCCAACGGTGTTGTGCTGATTACGACGCGAACTGGTAAAAGTGGCTCCAACCGGGTGAATATCGACAGCTACGTAGGATTTCAGCAGGTACGCAAAAAACTGTCGTTATTGAACGCTACGGAGTTTGCTCAGATTGCTAACGAACGGGCGAAGAACGATGGCCTTCAGCCTTATTTTACACCCGAACAGGTTAATTCGTTTGGTGAGGGTACCAACTGGCAGGATGCCATTTTCCGATCTGCACCCATCCAGAACCACGTCGTTACGTTTTCGGGAGGTAGTGAAAAAACGCAATACTCCATTTCCGGCAGTTTTTTCGACCAGGACGGTATTGTTATTGGATCAGGCTATCAGCGCTATTCCGTACGGGCGAATATCAACCAAAAAATCAATGATAAGCTGAAACTCAATTACTCCAGTGTATTGAGCCGGACTGGTAATCGGATGATTTCCAATGACAATAGTTCACGGGGGAATGGCGTCGTGTCCGCAGCGCTGACCGCTCCGCCAATGATTGCGCCCCGGGATGCCAATGGCAATTATTCGAACGTAGTGCCGTATTCGTTTAGTCCCAATGCTGCTGAAAACGCAGTGGCATTGGCGCTAGAGCGATTGAGCGAAAGGACGGGGAGTAGTGTATTAACGAATTTAGGCTTAACCTATGAGTTTATTCCCGGCCTAACATTACGCGTTTCGGCGGGGGTTGATTATGCAAACTCCCGAACCGATTATTATTCGCCGAGACTTTTCAAAGCGTCTCCGTCCGGGGTAGGTACTACGACTTATGAAACACGGACTAATTTCCTGAACGAAAATATTCTTAATTACACGAAGACAATCAATCAAGTTCATTCGCTAGCCTTCACCGGGGGAGTTACGTACCAAAGCGAACAGTTTAACCGGAACATAACGGGAGCTAGCGGTTTCACAACGGATGTGCTCTCAAATAATAATTTGCAATCAGGAAGTGTCATTCAAACACCGACTGTTCTTGTTACAAACTGGAAACTATTTTCTGGTTTAGCCCGTGCTAATTATTCCTATCGCGACCGGTATCTAGTTACGGCCAGCATACGGGCTGATGGTTCTTCCCGATTCGGTGTATCCAGCAAATGGGGGTATTTTCCGTCGGCGGCTCTGGCCTGGCGCGTCAGTGAAGAACCTTTTATCAAAAGCCTGACCTACGTTTCCAACCTGAAACTGCGGCTGGGCTGGGGGCAAACAGGCAGTACGGCAATCGATCCGTACCAGACGCTCAATACATTGAATTCATCTCAGATTGTTTTGGGTAACGATTTGTACACCGGCTTCGCTCCTGGTAATACGCAGCCTAACCCTGATCTAAAATGGGAAACGACAAGCCAAACCAACGCTGGGATAGATTTTGGCTTTTTCAACGAACGGCTGCGCTTCACGGCTGATTATTACGTAAAAAACACGAATGATCTGCTGGCAAATGTGCTGCTCCCGTCGTCATCCGGTTATTCGAGCCAGATTCAAAACTTGGGTACCATCCGCAATCAGGGTGTTGAACTTGATTTGGGCGGAAATATCTTAACCGGCGCGTTTAAATGGGATGCTAACGTCAATTTTGCTGCTAATCGCAATAAAGTTATTAAGCTGGCTTCGGGCAGTGATGTGTTTGGTCAGGCGCTGGACATTCCCCTCAACGTTTCCATTAACCTGGTGCGGGAAGGTCAGCCGGTTGGCGTTTTCTTCGGCTACCTGGAAGATGGGCTGAATGAAAATGGTACGATCAAGTACAAAGACCTTGACGGAAACGGTACAATCAATAATCTCGACCGTACAATTATCGGTAATCCAAACCCGAAATTCATCTACGGGTTCAACAATAATTTCTCCTTCAAAAACTTCACGCTGAACGTTTTCTTGCAGGGTGTACAGGGAGCAGACATTTTCAATTTTAACCTGTCGAATCAGGCCAACGCCTTCAATTTTGGTGAAAATCAGGTAAGGAGTTCACTCGATCGGTGGACACCGGAAAATCCGAATGTAAACGCCAAAAACCCGAAAGTAAGTATTAGTACGACCTTTCGCGAATCCAATCGCTTCGTCGAAGATGGCTCTTTTATGCGCGTCAAAAACGTGCGGCTGGGCTACAACCTGCCAGTTTCCAAATTGCAGATCAACTGGTTGAAAACCGCTCAGATTTACGCCAGCGCCCAGAATCTACTTACGTTCACCAAGTATTCCTGGTTTGATCCGGAAGTCAGCAGCCGGGGTGGAGCAGCATCGATTAGTGTAGGTATCGACCAGACTAGTTACCCCGTTGCCAAGACCTTCACGTTCGGAGTCAGTGTCGGATTTTAA